A single region of the Vicia villosa cultivar HV-30 ecotype Madison, WI linkage group LG4, Vvil1.0, whole genome shotgun sequence genome encodes:
- the LOC131596752 gene encoding protein NLP1-like translates to MSISGALLVTLYKGAPIRSFRTQPSTPQHFQTLLEETSFVGADIANVCNEAALIAARTDEAQVTMDHFEAAIDRIIGGLEKKNKVIKNEDLEELKELGSDTFGTVYHGKWRGTDVAIKIIKKSCFTGRSSEQERLDLRKKLARMEYGGGIVDDGGVFGTMVGGDQGDIIEELLGEGCWIEASENNMMAMQQTASTQQQHYMANNIPIGMGEGDHVNHHQVDQESGFVVGKRWWIGLRASQGPSTLVKERLVVAIGYLKEYTKNSSNNVLIHIWVPVLRRRSAIQYLQQDSSSSVPISVNPNMNVHVRFFRSHEYPRHQQLQQQYGSLLAFPVFERGSGTCLGVIEFVIANQNLINYRPQLDHLSNSLEAVDFRSSHNMNIPPAVKVRMHSIIHQINTRFNS, encoded by the exons ATGTCTATCTCAGGAGCATTGCTAGTGACCCTTTACAAAGGTGCTCCCATTCGCAGCTTTCGAACTCAACCCTCGACACCGCAACATTTCCAGACTCTTTTAGAAGAAACCA GTTTTGTTGGAGCAGATATTGCTAATGTTTGCAATGAAGCTGCCCTGATTGCTGCAAGAACCGATGAAGCACAAGTCACAATGGATCATTTCGAGGCAGCTATTGATAGGATCATTGGTGGTTTGGAGAAGAAGAACAAG GTCATTAAGAATGAAGATCTTGAAGAGTTAAAGGAACTGGGTTCTGATACATTTGGGACTGTTTATCATGGAAAATGGAGAGGAACAGATGTTGCTATCAAGATAATAAAGAAGAGTTGCTTCACTGGTCGATCATCTGAGCAAGAGAGACTG GATCTCAGAAAGAAGCTAGCTAGGATGGAATACGGTGGTGGGATAGTGGACGACGGCGGTGTATTTGGGACTATGGTTGGAGGAGATCAAGGAGATATAATTGAGGAGCTCTTAGGAGAAGGTTGCTGGATTGAAGCTAGTGAGAATAATATGATGGCTATGCAGCAAACTGCATCGACGCAGCAACAACACTACATGGCCAATAATATTCCCATTGGAATGGGAGAAGGTGACCATGTTAATCATCATCAAGTTGATCAGGAAAGTGGTTTTGTTGTTGGGAAGAGATGGTGGATCGGGCTGAGGGCGAGTCAAGGTCCATCGACTTTGGTGAAAGAGAGATTAGTAGTTGCTATTGGTTACTTAAAAGAGTACACAAAGAACTCTTCCAACAACGTTCTTATTCACATATGGGTGCCTGTTCTAAGGAGGAGATCAGCAATTCAATATCTGCAGCAGGATTCCAGTTCATCTGTTCCGATTTCTGTGAATCCAAACATGAATGTTCATGTTCGATTCTTTAGAAGCCACGAGTATCCGCGACATCAGCAACTGCAGCAACAGTATGGTTCTCTTCTAGCATTTCCTGTGTTCGAAAGAGGAAGTGGAACATGTCTAGGTGTCATTGAGTTTGTTATCGCCAATCAAAACCTCATCAATTATCGTCCACAACTCGATCATCTCTCCAATTCTCTCGAG GCTGTTGATTTTAGAAGTAGCCACAACATGAATATTCCACCAGCAGTAAAGGTAAGGATGCATTCCATCATTCATCAAATCAATACTAGATTCAATTCTTGA